From the Kitasatospora viridis genome, one window contains:
- a CDS encoding acetyl-CoA C-acetyltransferase — protein sequence MPEAVIVSAARSPIGRAFKGSLKDLRPDDLTAQVIQAALAKVPELDPRQIDDLMLGCGLPGGEQGHNLARIVAVQMGMDYLPGTTITRYCSSSLQTTRMALHAIKAGEGDIFVSAGVETVSRSIKGSSDGLPDTQNPLFAEAVARTAKRAEEGGGEWHDPREDGLLPDAYIAMGQTAENLAALKGITRADQDEFGVRSQNLAEAAIEAGFWQREITPVTLPDGTVVSADDGPRAGVTLEGVQGLKPVFRPDGTVTAGNCCPLNDGAAALVVMSDTKARELGLTPLARVVSTGVSALSPEIMGYGPVDASRQALKRAGLTIDDIDLVEINEAFAAQVIPSYRDLGVPLEKLNVNGGAIAVGHPFGMTGARITATLINSLQWHDKQFGLETMCVGGGQGMAMVIERLS from the coding sequence ATGCCCGAAGCCGTCATCGTCAGTGCCGCCCGTTCGCCGATCGGCCGCGCCTTCAAGGGCTCGCTCAAGGACCTGCGCCCGGACGACCTGACCGCGCAGGTCATCCAGGCCGCCCTGGCCAAGGTGCCCGAGCTGGACCCGCGCCAGATCGACGACCTGATGCTCGGCTGCGGCCTGCCCGGCGGCGAGCAGGGCCACAACCTGGCCCGGATCGTCGCGGTCCAGATGGGCATGGACTACCTGCCCGGCACCACCATCACCCGGTACTGCTCCTCCTCGCTGCAGACGACCCGGATGGCACTGCACGCGATCAAGGCCGGCGAGGGCGACATCTTCGTCTCGGCCGGCGTGGAGACCGTCTCCCGCTCGATCAAGGGCAGCTCGGACGGCCTGCCGGACACCCAGAACCCGCTCTTCGCCGAGGCGGTCGCCCGCACCGCCAAGCGCGCCGAGGAGGGCGGCGGGGAGTGGCACGACCCGCGCGAGGACGGTCTGCTGCCGGACGCCTACATCGCGATGGGCCAGACCGCCGAGAACCTGGCCGCGCTCAAGGGCATCACCCGGGCCGACCAGGACGAGTTCGGCGTCCGCTCGCAGAACCTGGCCGAGGCCGCGATCGAGGCGGGCTTCTGGCAGCGCGAGATCACCCCGGTCACGCTGCCCGACGGCACCGTGGTCAGCGCCGACGACGGCCCGCGCGCCGGGGTCACGCTGGAGGGCGTGCAGGGCCTGAAGCCGGTCTTCCGCCCGGACGGCACGGTCACCGCCGGCAACTGCTGCCCGCTGAACGACGGCGCCGCCGCGCTGGTCGTCATGTCCGACACCAAGGCCCGCGAGCTGGGCCTGACCCCGCTGGCCCGGGTGGTCTCCACCGGGGTCTCGGCGCTCTCCCCGGAGATCATGGGCTACGGCCCGGTGGATGCCTCCCGGCAGGCGCTCAAGCGGGCCGGCCTGACCATCGACGACATCGACCTGGTCGAGATCAACGAGGCCTTCGCCGCCCAGGTGATCCCGTCCTACCGGGACCTGGGCGTCCCGCTGGAGAAGCTGAACGTCAACGGCGGCGCGATCGCGGTCGGCCACCCGTTCGGCATGACCGGCGCCCGGATCACCGCCACCCTGATCAACTCGCTGCAGTGGCACGACAAGCAGTTCGGCCTGGAGACCATGTGCGTCGGCGGCGGGCAGGGCATGGCGATGGTGATCGAGCGGCTCAGCTGA